Genomic DNA from Streptomyces sp. NBC_01298:
CTGGTCCGCAAGCGCGCCCGCGACAAGGCCGCGAAGCAGACCGGGCTGGTCATCGAGACCCGCGCCCGCTTCGGCTTCAGCGCGGCCCCCGGCACCACCGACGACGGCCGGATGCGCCGCATCACCCAGCACCTCCCCCCGGAGTACGCCTCCCGCCTCTTCAGCGCCCACGAGGCCGGAGCCTCCGAAGCCCAGCTCCGCGGCATCACCGCCGAAGGGCTCCAGGAGATCTACTTCAAGGACAACGGCGCCCGCGCCCAGGGCCTCCTGGTCGAGTTCACCGACATCGACTACGTGGAGCTCAACTTCTAGAAACCGGACAACGCCCCCCGCAAAGCAGCAGGGGGCAACTTGTCAACGGCACCGAGGGCACCGTGGCCAATTCCCACCCCCGAGCCCTTCCAAGCCCCCCTGAGCCCCTCAGCCAACACAAAGGGCCCCGGAGTGCTCCGGGGCCCCCACAAGCCCCTGAGCACCCCTCAGAAGCCCTGCAAACACCACTCACTCAGCCAACCGCGTGCAGCGCCCTACGCCGCTTCGACTCAGCCGCCTTCTTGGCGACGGCCTGAGCCGCCCGCTTCTTGCGCTGCTCGGCGAGCTGGTCCTGATACGCCGCCACTGCCCGGTGGTAGCTGGCCACATAGCCCCGAGCGTCCAGCCGCTCCTCCGCGTCCATCTCGTTCACGGCCGCGACCGCATCCTCGAACGAGGTGTAACCGGCGAGCATCGGGTTGATCTGGTAGACCCCGTTCCGGATCTTCCTGACCAACTTCGCCAGTTCCAGGCTCCGCAGCGCGGCGTTCACGCTCGGCCGGCTCAGGTCCAGCATCCCGCCGACCGTCGCCTGGTCGATGAGGATCCGCCCGCCCGGCTCGCTGAGCGAGCGCAACTTCAGCAACACCCGGTACGCCGCCGGAGGCAGGTCGAGGTCGGAGAGCAGCCCGTCTGCGTTGACCGCAGCGAATCGCAAGGTACTCACTGAGCCGTCCCTTCTCCCGTGCGCTTCGTCCGGCTCACCCGACGCGCAGCGCGCTCTCTTGCCCGTTCGGCCCGCAGTTCCGCGATGGCCTGCCTCATGTGGTCCAGCGAGGGGAAGCGCA
This window encodes:
- the tpg gene encoding telomere-protecting terminal protein Tpg, translated to MSEISDSLDRADEQNFTRPIPKSAGAQIRYLVKQLKSTKAVADLLAISRRTVERYVKDQIKQPKPALSARLEREVRRRWQPLVRKRARDKAAKQTGLVIETRARFGFSAAPGTTDDGRMRRITQHLPPEYASRLFSAHEAGASEAQLRGITAEGLQEIYFKDNGARAQGLLVEFTDIDYVELNF
- a CDS encoding MarR family transcriptional regulator, with product MSTLRFAAVNADGLLSDLDLPPAAYRVLLKLRSLSEPGGRILIDQATVGGMLDLSRPSVNAALRSLELAKLVRKIRNGVYQINPMLAGYTSFEDAVAAVNEMDAEERLDARGYVASYHRAVAAYQDQLAEQRKKRAAQAVAKKAAESKRRRALHAVG